One window of Zalophus californianus isolate mZalCal1 chromosome 3, mZalCal1.pri.v2, whole genome shotgun sequence genomic DNA carries:
- the LOC113919891 gene encoding LOW QUALITY PROTEIN: serine/threonine-protein kinase 11-interacting protein (The sequence of the model RefSeq protein was modified relative to this genomic sequence to represent the inferred CDS: inserted 2 bases in 2 codons; deleted 5 bases in 5 codons) produces the protein MTTAQRDSLVWKLAGLLRESGDVVLSGCSTLSLLTTTLQQLNHVFELHLGPWGPGQTGFVALPSHPADSPVILQLQFLFDVLQKTLSLKLVHIPGSGLPGPIKIFPFKSLRQLELRGVPLHCLRGLCGIYSQLETLICSRSIQALEELLSACGGDLCSALPWLALLSANFSYNALTSLDSSLRLLSALRFLNLSHNRVQDCEGFLMDLSELCHLDISYNHLRLVPRMGPSGAALETLILRGNELRSLQGLEQLRNLRHLDVAYNLLEGHRELAPLWLLAELRQLYLEGNPLWFHPAHRAATFQYLSPRARDATAGFLLDGKVLSLTDFQTSTSSGLGSSAPPLPWSAGSTVETSGGPDLSDSISSGGIVAQHLHRKVKSRVRVRRASISEPSDTDPEPRTLDPSPAGRFVRQHRELELMNSFRERFGCDWLQYRNHLETSGTPVLATSETPALSTLPLSPGSVPGPPPPEKESPQEVAEEVRLLPEPREEVEVEEQDEVEAELCRPMLVCPLEGPEGVRGRECFLRVTSGHLFEVELQAARTLARLELQSLEAAEVEPEPQTEHEAVLEGADPLPGAPVLVLHFSYICPDRQLRRYVVLEPDAHAALQELLAVLTPAATTAQHELGEARDPLRGRLQCLRCGHEFKPEEPRLGLDGEEGWRPLFQKTESPAVCPNCGSDHVVLLARSLGTSHREHRQDEQPSVPSQTASAVRDPPDPSDHSSRADGAPSQAPVSQDRHSWSLSPPPERHGLRSVDHRLRLFLDVEVFADAQEEFQCCLKVCATGVAGHPGESVCLVVVSDRRXYVLKVTGEICGPPASWLQPTLAVPLHDLSGIELGLAGQSLRLEWASGAGSCVLLPXDAKHCRAFLDELTDVLQALPPSWRSSVSATEEEVTPKHRLWPLLERDSSSEPPLFFYLRVFLVEGPATCPVSLLVTLSTLYLLEEDPAGSQAEPALPAAPGEASEMPLPSGLGPSVHVREQWPLSSLSSVLLYRTAPGDLRLVFYDEVSRLESFWALRVVCPEQLTALLAWIREPWEELFSIGLRTVTQET, from the exons ATGACGACCGCCCAGCGGGACTCCCTGGTGTGGAAGCTCGCGGGGCTGCTGCGGGAGTCGG gTGACGTGGTCCTTTCTGGCTGTAGCACGCTGAGCCTGTTGACCACCACCCTGCAGCAGCTGAACCACGTATTTGAGCTGCACCTGGGGCCATGGGGCCCTGGCCAGACAGGCTTTGTGGCTTTGCCCTCTCACCCTGCCGACTCCCCTGTCATCCTCCAGCTTCAGTTCCTCTTCGATGTGCTGCAGAAAACTCTTTCACTCAAG ctggTCCACATCCCTGGTTCTGGCCTCCCTGGGCCCATCAAGATTTTTCCCTTCAAGTCCCTTCGGCAGCTGGAG cTCCGAGGTGTTCCTCTTCATTGCCTCCGTGGCCTCTGTGGCATCTACTCCCAGCTGGAGACCCTGATTTGCAGCAGGAGCATTCAGGCATTAGAG GAGCTCCTCTCAGCCTGTGGTGGTGACCTCtgctctgccctgccctggctgGCTCTGCTCTCTGCCAACTTCAGCTACAACGCACTGACTTCCTTAGACAGCTCCCTG cgtCTCTTGTCAGCTCTGCGCTTCCTGAATCTGAGCCACAATCGAGTCCAGGACTGCGAGGGCTTCCTGATG GACTTGTCTGAGCTCTGCCATCTGGACATCTCCTATAACCACCTGCGTTTGGTGCCGAGAATGGGACCCTCGGGCGCTGCTCTGGAGACCCTGATACTGCGAGGCAATGAGCTCCGGAGCCTGCAGG GCCTGGAGCAGCTGAGGAACCTGCGGCACCTGGATGTGGCGTACAACCTGCTGGAAGGCCACAGGGAGCTGGCGCCGCTGTGGCTGCTGGCTGAGCTCCGCCAG CTCTACCTGGAGGGGAACCCTCTGTGGTTCCACCCCGCGCACCGAGCGGCCACTTTCCAGTACTTGTCACCCCGCGCCAGGGACGCCACCGCCGGT TTCCTTCTTGATGGGAAAGTCTTGTCACTGACTGACTTTCAG ACCTCCACATCCTCAGGGCTTGGCTCCTCggccccacctctgccctggtcagcggggagtaCTGTTGAAACCTCAGGCGGCCCTGACTTGAGTGACAGCATCTCCTCAGGGGGCATTGTAGCCCAGCATCTGCACCGGAAGGTTAAG AGCCGAGTCCGTGTGAGGCGAGCAAGTATCTCGGAACCCAGCGATACAGACCCAGAGCCCCGGACTCTGGACCCGTCCCCAGCTG GGAGGTTTGTGCGGCAGCATCGGGAACTTGAACTCATGAACAGCTTCCGGGAACGGTTTGGCTGTGACTGGCTGCAGTATAGGAATCACCTGGAGACCTCCGGGACCCCCGTTCTGGCTACCTCTGAGACCCCTGCCCTCAGCACACTGCCCCTGAGCCCA GGGTCTGTGCCCGGCCCTCCACCCCCAGAGAAGGAGTCGCCGCAGGAAGTGGCAGAGGAGGTCAGGCTCCTGCCGGAGCCCCGGGAGGAAGTCGAGGTGGAGGAGCAGGATGAAGTGGAAG CGGAACTGTGTCGCCCCATGTTGGTGTGTCCCCTGGAGGGGCCCGAGGGCGTGCGGGGCAGGGAATGCTTTCTCCGGGTCACTTCCGGCCACCTGTTCGAGGTGGAACTCCAAGCAGCTCGGACCCTGGCACGGCTGGAGCTCCAGAGCCTGGAGGCAGCTGAGGTGGAACCTGAGCCTCAGACCGAGCACGAGGCAGTGCTCGAG GGCGCAGACCCGCTCCCTGGGGCCCCAGTCCTTGTTCTGCACTTCTCCTACATTTGCCCTGACCGACAGCTGCGTCGCTATGTGGTGCTGGAGCCCGATGCCCACGCAGCTCTCCAG GAGCTGCTTGCCGTGTTGACCCCAGCAGCCACCACGGCTCAGCATGAGCTTGGGGAAGCGAGAGACCCGCTGCGGGGCAGACTCCAGTGTCTACGTtgtggccatgagttcaagccagAGGAGCCCAGGTTGGGATTAGACGGTGAGGAAGGCTGGAGGCCTCTGTTCCAAAAGACAG AATCTCCTGCTGTGTGTCCAAACTGTGGTAGTGATCATGTGGTTCTCCTGGCTCGGTCCCTGGGAACCAGCCACAGGGAGCACAGACAGGATGAACAGCCGTCAGTTCCCTCGCAGACGGCCAGTGCTGTCCGTGACCCTCCTGACCCCAGTGACCATAGCAGCAGGGCTGACGGGGCCCCATCTCAGGCGCCAGTCTCCCAGGATCGCCACAGTTGGAGCCTCAGTCCCC CCCCTGAGCGCCACGGCCTCCGCTCTGTGGACCACCGACTCCGGCTCTTCCTGGATGTCGAGGTGTTCGCTGACGCCCAGGAGGAGTTCCAGTGCTGCCTCAAGGTCT GTGCCACTGGTGTGGCAGGCCACCCTGGGGAGTCTGTGTGTCTCGTGGTGGTGTCTGACCGTA CTTATGTGTTGAAGGTGACAGGGGAGATATG TGGGCCTCCAGCTAGCTGGCTACAGCCAACCCTGGCCGTTCCCCTGCACGACCTGAGCGGCATCGAGCTGGGGCTGGCAGGACAGAGCCTGCGGCTGGAGTGGGCGTCTGGGGCAGGCAGCTGTGTCCTGCTGC GAGATGCCAAGCATTGCCGGGCCTTTCTAGATGAGCTCACcg ATGTCTTACAGGCTCTGCCCCccagctggaggagcagtgtcAGTGCCACAGAGGAGGAGGTGACCCCGAAGCACCGG CTCTG GCCTTTGCTGGAGAGAGACTCTTCCTCGGAGCCGCCTCTGTTCTTCTACCTTCGGGTGTTCCTGGTAGAAG GCCCTGCAACCTGCCCTGTGTCTCTGTTGGTGACTCTGTCCACCCTGTACCTGTTAGAGGAAGACCCTGCAGGCTCCCAGGCAGAG CCTGCTCTTCCTGCGGCACCTGGTGAA GCCTCTGAGATGCCCCTGCCCTCGGGCCTGGGCCCTTCTGTGCACGTCAGGGAGCAGTGGCCTCTCAGCAGCTTGAGCTCGGTGCTGCTGTATCGCACGGCCCCAGGGGACCTGCGGCTGGTCTTCTACGATgag GTGTCCCGGCTGGAGAGCTTCTGGGCCCTTCGTGTTGTGTGTCCAGAG CAGCTGACGGCCCTGCTGGCCTGGATCCGGGAGCCCTGGGAGGAGTTGTTTTCCATCGGACTCCGGACTGTGACCCAAGAGACCTAG